The DNA segment tcaacactgggacccatcgggtgcgtgcttagtcccctcctgtactccctgttcatccacgactgtgcggccaaacacgactccaacaccatcattgagtTGGCCGACGACACAAcgctggtaggcctgatcacagatgatgatgagactgcctataggggaggaggtcagagacctggaagtGGTGCCAGACAACAAActgtccctcaacgtgatcaagacgaaGGAGCTGATTATGAAATACAGGAAACAGGGGCCTCTTCCCTCAGGAGACTCATAAGAGATTTggctctcagatcctcaaaaagttcctACAGCTGCACTGCTGATAGAATCTTGACTCTGTATCACTTTTTTTGGTGTTTGTAATTATCATGTCTCTTATCTTGAGATCCTTTTATGTTTCTTGCtgtattttggtttggtcagggtgagttggggtgggcatttcaatggttttttgtttttctatgattttctattccGATGTTTTGCCgggtatagttctcaatcagggacagctgtctatcgttgtctctgattgagaaccatacttagagaattcttttcccacctgtgtttgtgggaagttgactttcttTATGGCACTTAAGCTTCACGGTTTTGTTTTgtagtgtgtattgttttgtctCGGCGTCTTTTTATTAATTAAAGAACATGTAAtgtcaccacgctgcaccttgtcCGCTCCTTTCATCAGCCGTGAcacaactgcttggcatccgaccacatGGCGCGAGAGGGAGTGAGGACGGACCTCACTGGGGCTGAACTCCTGTCatcccaggacctctataccaggcggtgttagagaggaaggccctaaacattgtcaaatcttagactgttctctctgctactaacGGGATCCAGAAAGACAGGACCTGAACAGCTTCACCTCCAAGCCATAATACTtataaatagttagttaaatagttagttaaatagtaaaatagttagttaaatagttagttaaatagttagttaaacaGCTACCGGACCATCTGCATGTTTATCTCATCACAGACGCTGCTGCTTCTGTTTACTATGTCACTATATTCCTACCTAtaacacatatctacctccatcacctcgCACCCCtgcactttgactctgtactggaaccctgtgtatatagccaagttatcattagttattgtggatttattattacttttattaatatgtgttttacttttctattgttTCTTTACTTTCTTTCTCCCTGCATTGTTGGTCCTGTAAGGAAGCATTTCGCTGTTAGTCTACTGTAGATTAGATCTAGATTCGATAACGCATTCGTAATTTATTCATAATCCATTCTGTACCTATTCATAACCCAATCATAAGCACTTAATCACCAacatgacccctgacctctaacctctgagcCTTTCCCCCCCTTGCAGCAGAGTCGTATCGAGGACCGCCTGGAGCGCCTGGACGATGCCATCCACGTCCTGCGGAGTCACGCGGTCGGCCCCTCCACGGGCGTGCCCGGCGGGCACCAAGACATGCACAGCCTCATCGGAGCAGCACACAACGGGGCCATGGGAGGACTGGGCACTGGGTACGGCACGGGACTCCTCTCTGCCAACCGACACTCAATCATGGTAGGAACCGTCTTCTACAACTGAAAAGATGTCCTCAATTCTGTCATTCTCCCCAGTGTTGTATCGAGACGCACACAAGACAATGTTTGGGGCAGAGCAAGAATCGACATCACGCATATTCTAATGTTCTAGATAGATAGTGACATGATGAACAGGGGATCGAGAGTCGAAgttggagaggggtagagagagacagtgtgacatagagagaagaggggggtcTTTATGAACCCAGTCAGCACCTCCTCTTTCTCGCAGCTGCAGACTGGAGCAGAGCTGGACCTCAGGGTTGTCTTGACGATAACCTGACCTCAGGGTTGTCTTGACGATAACCTGACCTCAGGGTTGTCTTGACGATAACGGGACCTCAGGGTTGTCTTGACGATAACCTGACCTCAGGGTTGTCTTGACGATAACCTGACCTCAGGGTTGTCTTGACGATAACCTGACCTCAGGGTTGTCTTGACGATAACCTGACCTCAGGGTTGTCTTGACGATAACGGGACCTCAGGGTTGTCTTGACGATAATCACGTGTTAGTGGAGCAGGTCTTCTGGAATGTGCTACATGGTGATAGAATTTAAATAAGAACCCCTCGtctccctcatacacacacacacacacacacacacacacacacacacaca comes from the Oncorhynchus masou masou isolate Uvic2021 unplaced genomic scaffold, UVic_Omas_1.1 unplaced_scaffold_5436, whole genome shotgun sequence genome and includes:
- the LOC135536009 gene encoding transcription factor 4-like: NRGAERGTNQLSDRRCPGKALASIYSPDHTNNSFSSNPSTPVGSPPSLTAASSAMWSRNGGQGPSSPNYEAPLHSLQSRIEDRLERLDDAIHVLRSHAVGPSTGVPGGHQDMHSLIGAAHNGAMGGLGTGYGTGLLSANRHSIMVGTVFYN